In the Dolichospermum flos-aquae CCAP 1403/13F genome, CCAGAAAATTAACCGATAATTGGCAGCAAAATAAGTGATAATTTGATAGTTTTGTTAACCATGTGTTGGATCATTTCTAGAAGAACTCAGAATACTTATTAAATCAAGAATAGAGAGAAGTGATATCTTAGAAAAATAACTCAAGCTAACTCTAAAATCCGTGATTATTCTGACAAATCTGAATGCTCACAAATTTAATATTTAAGAGAGGGATGAGATTTTTTTTGAATCAACAGAATCTAAAAATCCTATTTCTATATACAGCAGAATTCAGTGGGAATTTACCAGTGCTAAACCCATACAGAAGTAAAAGCCTTTTATTGAATTTAAGATAATGCCCTAATTCCAGTTAATTTATCAAGCTTAATTATGGAAAATATATCACAACTAGGGTCACAAGTTAGAGATAAAACAGCTTACCCAGATATTCTCGTTATTTCCCGAATATTCCGCCCAGAAGAGGCTGTAATTGGTGAATATGTCTATAATCGTTGTTTACAAGATCCAGATCGGGTAATTGTCTTAGCTGGTGGTTGTAATGGAGATAAAAAATTTGATAAATCTCAGCAATTTCCAGTTTATCGTTGGTTTCATTTTCCGGCTTGGTGTGATAACTGGTTAGGAGATATTTGTCAATCTGGTTTCAATATTATTTGCTCTTTGCTACTAGCTATTAAATTATATTTTCGCTATCATTACCGCTACATTGAATGGTGTCATGGTTATGATTTCCCAGCGGTGTTGGTACTCAGTTATATTTTACCAATTCGCTTTTTTATCTATTTACATGGTAATGATTTATCACGTACAGTTAATAACCCGTTGTGGAGATGGCTGTTAAAATTAACTCTCATACGTGCTGATGGAATTGTTTGTAATAGTTCTTATATTCGGAATTCTTTAAGAAATACTTTTCGTTTAGATACACCTACTCATGTAATTAATCCGGTAGTGAGGCCAGAAAGATTTGGTAATCCTACTAGTCTTAGTCATATTAATGATTTACGTAACCGCATCCGTCAGACTTACAATATTTCGGAAACAGCAATTGTAATTCTTTCTGTTGGTAACTTGGTTAAATATAAAAACTTTGATCGAGTAATAGACAATATTCCCGTATTACTAACTATTGGTGTGGATGTTCATTGCATTATTTGTGGTGAAGGAAATTGTGAAACTCAGCTAAAATCTCAAGCGGAAAGGTTACGAATAGATAAACGGGTACATTTCGCTGGTTATGTACGAGAACGCGATTTAGCTGGTTATTATGCAGCCTGTGATATTTTTGCGATGTTGAATTCCGATAATTATGAAGATGCAACCACAGATAACTTTGGTGTAGTTTATTTAGAAGCTGGTTACTTTGGTAAACCTGTCATTGCTTCCCGCTTGGGTAGTGTTTTAGATGCGGTTCATCATGAAGAAAATGGCTTATTAGTAAATCAAGATTCTGGTTATGAAGTTTTGCAAACTTTCAATCGGATGTGCCAAGATTCACAGTTACGGGAAAAACTTGGCCGTCAAGGTAAGGAATTAGCGAAACGGAAAAACTATCATCGCTGGTTATATACTCCTGAGTCTTCCTATTCTTGTTTGTTGAACTAATGTCAGCACTATAAAACAAAACTAACTGTGCTTCCATAGCAATAGGTAATAATTAGGCGCGTTTTATTACATTCCTAGAACCGTCAGGCGTTCGGTGAAGCGTTCAACTTAGATGATGTCGAAGTCTGAGTCGAACCGTCGAACGCTGGCCATTCCACAAATTAATTAATTTTGAGCAATACCTTCTTCCCGTGCAGCTTGTTGGACAGCAGCAGCCACAGCAGTAGCCACCCGCTTATCAAAGACAGAAGGGATAATATGCTCTCGATTCAAATCCGCAGGTTTAACTAAAGAAGCGATCGCACTGGCAGCTTGTAAACACATATTAGTAGTAATCGTCCTAGCCCGACAATCTAAAGCCCCACGAAACACCCCAGGAAACGCCAGGACGTTATTGATTTGGTTGGGGTAGTCACTTCGACCCGTAGCCATAACAGTGACGTTTTTAGGCACTAATTCTGGTTGAATTTCGGGAATGGGATTAGCCATTGCAAACACAATTGCATCCTTCGTCATTCCCTGAACCATTTCTGGTGTTAAAACTCCCGGTGCGCTGACACCAATGAAGACATCTGCACCTTGGACTGCACCGGCTAAAGTTCCTTGGGCTTTAACAGCAAATTCCAGTTTTTCAGCGGTCAAATCAGGACGATTAGTCGAAATAATTCCCTTTGAATCGCACATCAAAATGGTTTCTGCACCGGCTTTGCGGAGTAACCGAGCGATCGCAATCCCCGCCGCACCAGCACCATTAATCACAATGCGGATATCTGCAATGGATTTTTGGATAAGTTTGAGAGAATTAAATAATGCTGCTAAGGTGACAATGGCTGTCCCATGTTGGTCATCGTGAAAAATGGGGATATTTAATTCGGCTCGCAGTCTTTTTTCAATTTCAAAACAGCGCGGTGCAGCGATATCTTCCAAATTCACACCACCAAATACCGGGGCGATATTTTTAACTGCTTTGACAATCTCATCTGGATCTTGAGTATCTAAACAGATGGGAAAAGCATCAAGTCCAGCAAATTCCTTAAACAGCATGGCTTTTCCTTCCATGACGGGTAAAGCGGCTGCTGGTCCCAAATTGCCCAAACCGAGGACTGCACTGCCATCAGTGACGATCGCCACCGTGTTCTGTTTGATTGTTAGATTGTACACTTCTTCGGGATTTTCAGCGATCGCTTTACAAATCCGCCCCACTCCTGGAGTGTAAGCCATTGCTAAATCAGAAACACTTTTGAGCGGAATTCTACTGACAATACTGATTTTACCACCGCGATGTAAATTAAAGGTGCGGTCATAAACATCAATTACCTGAATATCTGGTAATTCCTTTACCGCTTGGACAATGGTTTCCGCGTGTTCCGTACTCGCGGCATCAACTGTAATATCACGGGTAGATTCTTGACGGCTTTGTTCAATTAAATCAATTTGTCCGAGATTACCACCAGTGGCAGCGATCGCTTGGGTAACAGATGCTAACATCCCCACTCGATTGGGAATCTGTAACCGCAGGGTAACACTAAAACTAGAATTAGGAGTAAGATTTGTCATGGTGCTATTTCGATTTTAAATTTTAGATTTTATATTGTATTGCTACGGGAAATTTTATTTTCACAAAAAAACCGTGTGATCCAAATTAATTAGATTTTAAGAATTATCGAACGCTGATAAACGCCGATAAACGCCGATAAATATGGATGAAATAAGTACCAAGACGGTTATGGTGTTGGTGATAAGTTACCGAAAAAGTCATAATGATCTAAAGCTTCCAAAATCCCCCAAGCATAATTTCCCCCAGCAAAGTAAATTTGTGGTAAGCCTCGGAGCTTCTCAATTTCTTGGCTGTGATTTCCCACCACAACTGCCAGAGTATTACCAGCTAACATTGATTCATCATTACCTGAAGCGCCAGCAACCAAGAAACGGTGAACAGGTAAACCCCATTTTAAAGCAGCATAACGGATAGCATCTCCTTTAGAAGCGCGAATAGGTACTAAATCTAGATACATATTATGGCTGTAAAATGCTTTGACATGGAGGCGATGTTGGCGCAGACGGCGGGTAATTTCTCGAAAACTAGGTGATTTCGTCTCATCCACAAAATAGCTAATCTTAAACTTACCCTGAGCATCAGGAGGTTGCAATTCCACCCCAGGTATATCCTGCATGACTTTGCGAATATCTGACCGTCGCCAATTATAGGCAATGTGCCTTTGCCAACTTGTATCTGTGACTATCTGGGGACCGTAGTAGATCTCACTTCCCGCTGATGTAATCAACAAATCTGGCAGAGGGAAACGCCATTCCTCTAACATACTTAATGTACTTTTGAGACTGCGCCCGGTGGCAATACCCACTCCAGTTGTATTCCCTTGATCACGAATTCTCTGAATTAACTTTTCTAAAGCTTCCTCATCACCTAATAGAGTATGATCAATTTCGCAAACTAGAAACCGATCAGCCGTTGGTAAGTGATTGGTATCCGGTACATTCCAATCTGGATGTTCATCTGCGGGAGATTTAACCAGAGGACTCAACAGAGATTGAATGCGTTTTTGGGGCAATAATCGGCGGACTTGCTCTAAATACTGCTCTACGTGACTATCCCAAGAGAAATGTTGACAAACATTAATCAGTCCATTTTTAGACCATTGTTGCCATTGTTCTGAATTGGTGAGAGATGCTCGCAAAGCATTTTGAATATCTTGAATATTCAAAGGATCAATCAATAATCCATTCTGACAAGCAGCGAGAATATCCCTTGGACCACCATCAGCAGTAGCAATTATGGGAACACCACAGGCACTAGCCTCAATTAATGTCAGTCCAAATGGCTCTGTCAGGGCTGGGTTGATAAATACTCCCTGGGTTTTTGCCGTGAGCCGGTATAAATCTGGCACATCATCAGCATTATGGTGTTTAGGATAAGCAATATGACCATAAAGATCGTAGCGATCTATTAACTGTAATATCTCCACAAATACCTGACGCGGACCCGATTCCATCGCCAAAATATCCTCTCGTTTGCCTAGTATTAGTACCAGATTGGCCAATTGGCGCAATTCGGGATCTTCGCCATAAGCCTTAATGAGACTACTGACATTTTTCCGGATAGCCGGGCGAGAAATCGCCATAATCATCGGCTTTTGCAGGTCTTTGAGAAACTTTTCTAATTCCTTTTGAATAGGTGGATTTTGCCAATTATCCGGGGCTGGGTAAAAACGCTCTAAGGTGACACCTGGGGGGATAACTACCATCCGTTCTGGTTGATAGTGATCGTAAACGCTGTATTGTTCTTCAACCTCTTGATGAGTGCTGGCTATAACTAAAGCTGCACTACCAAGGGTAATTTCTTCAGCTTCAATTCTGGTACTGATGTGAAAATTATCTTCAATAGTTTTCTGTTTAGTACCATGTTCTAATAATCTTTGTTGCTTGATGCGCCCCAGAGAGTGACCTGTATGGACTAGAGGGATGCCTAGCCAACCGGCAACTCTAGAACCCACGTATCCGGCATCAGCATAATGTGTATGAATAATATGGGGAATTTTGCCAACTTTGCGAATATGCCTGAGCAATTCATCTGCAAAGGTATCTAAATGTGGCCAGAGAACTTCTTTGCGGAGGTAGCGTTTGGGACCACAGGCAATACGAACAATTTGGACTTTATCTGCAAGAATTTCTACTGGTTGAGCATAATCAGGGCTAACTTTTGGGTCATTTACCAACCGCGTTACTAAGTCAACTCTTGCTACTTGGGGATTTTTGGCTAATGTGCAAGCAAGTTCAACTGCGTATTTGGTTTGCCCACCAGTATCAGCATCTTTGCCTAACTCTAGATTATTACCGCGAATTAAACCATGAACGCTGACGAGTAAAATATACAACCCTGAGTTGTTTGACACAGTGCTGATTCCTCCATTATTAGCAATAAATCCAGCATTTTTGCCTGATTTATTATAGTTATATCACCACTAATGCACTAAAGGTTACAGGTTTTTCCGTCAGCGTCAAGATCAGGATCATCAACAAGTCAATTCTTGATATCGCTTCGGGAATGTTACGCAGCACCATTAAATACAAATTTGAGTAAATTGGTGGTGTGGTTGTGAAATTTCCGACTCAGTAGGGGTAGCGCCCCTGTGCCTACCCCAGTATTTGGGGCAACCACAGGGGGTTGTCCCCCTACAAAATTGATTGGTTTAGGGATTTTTTAATCCCCAATCAATTAAAATTTTATGTGTAGCCACAAATAAATTACCAATTGTCCTGTCCCATATTGAGAAATGTGTTACCAAACAATGTGTTGGCAATTTCTGGAGTTTCAGCTAAATTTCCCCTAAAAAAATGAATGAATGTACATCAATTAGCAGCGCAGTAGTGAAAGCAAAAGCCAAAGAGTTGGGATTTCACGAAGTGGGTATTGCTGCTGTCGGTAATTTAGAGAGAACAGAGACAGAAAAATTGCAAGCTTGGCTAAAAATGGGTTATCACGCTGACATGGAATGGATGAAAAATCCCAAACGTGAGGATATTAGTTTAGTTATGCCAGAAGTGCGATCGCTCATATCTGTAGCATTGAATTATTATACTCCCCAGGAACGGCCGCAGGGGGATGAATACGGGAAAATTTCCCGTTATGCCTGGGGACGGGATTATCATCGAGTGATGCACAAAAAGCTGAAGGAATTGGCTATTTGGCTAGAATCCCTGGGCGAAAATGTCAAAGCCCGTTATTATGCAGATACAGGGCCAGTCCAAGATAAAGTTTGGGCGCAAAAAGCCGGCATTGGTTGGATTGCTAAAAATGGGAACGTTATTACCAGAAAATATGGCTCTTGGGTGTTTTTGGCAGAAATATTAACCAATTTGGCACTAGAAAGCGATCGCCCATCTACCCAACATTGCGGAACTTGTACTCGTTGTTTGCAAGCTTGTCCTACAGGTGCAATTACTGAACCATTTGTAGTAGATGCTAATCGCTGTATTGCCTATCATACAATTGAAAACCGGGCTGAGGAATTACCCGCAAACATTACACATCATTTACAAGGATGGGTGGCAGGTTGTGATATTTGTCAAGATGTTTGTCCTTGGAATCAGCGATTTGCTCAAGCCACTGATGTCACTGATTTTCAACCCTATCCTGGCAATTTAGCCCCCAAGCTGGTAGAATTAGCCCAAATATCAAACGAGGAGTGGGATAAAAGATTCACCGCATCAGCCTTGCGACGCATTAAACCAGAAATGTTACGACGTAATGCTCGCGCTAATCTTGACAAATCCAGGCATAATAATGACCCAGAAAGTAATAATTTTTGATTTTGATGGGACGATTGCGGATACAGTAGATGCTCTTGTAACTATTGCCAATCGTTTAGCCCTGGAATTTGGATATGTGCCGATTAATTCGCAAGAACTAGTTCTCCTGAGAAATTTAACAGCCAGAGAAATTATTAAATATTCTGGTGTTTCCCTATTCAAAATTCCTTTTATGGTTAAAAAAGTCAAAGGAGAATTAAAACATAAAATCCCAGAATTAACACCTATTGAGGGAATTAATGCCGCATTAATAGAACTCCATAATCAAGGTTATCACCTGGGAATCATTACTTCTAACTCTCAAGAAAATGTCAATCAATTTCTCAAGTGCCATAATTTAGATTATTTGTTTGACTTTATTTATTCAGGAGTCACTATTTTTGGGAAAACCACAATTATTAATAATGTGTT is a window encoding:
- a CDS encoding glycosyltransferase family 4 protein, yielding MENISQLGSQVRDKTAYPDILVISRIFRPEEAVIGEYVYNRCLQDPDRVIVLAGGCNGDKKFDKSQQFPVYRWFHFPAWCDNWLGDICQSGFNIICSLLLAIKLYFRYHYRYIEWCHGYDFPAVLVLSYILPIRFFIYLHGNDLSRTVNNPLWRWLLKLTLIRADGIVCNSSYIRNSLRNTFRLDTPTHVINPVVRPERFGNPTSLSHINDLRNRIRQTYNISETAIVILSVGNLVKYKNFDRVIDNIPVLLTIGVDVHCIICGEGNCETQLKSQAERLRIDKRVHFAGYVRERDLAGYYAACDIFAMLNSDNYEDATTDNFGVVYLEAGYFGKPVIASRLGSVLDAVHHEENGLLVNQDSGYEVLQTFNRMCQDSQLREKLGRQGKELAKRKNYHRWLYTPESSYSCLLN
- a CDS encoding malic enzyme-like NAD(P)-binding protein, which codes for MTNLTPNSSFSVTLRLQIPNRVGMLASVTQAIAATGGNLGQIDLIEQSRQESTRDITVDAASTEHAETIVQAVKELPDIQVIDVYDRTFNLHRGGKISIVSRIPLKSVSDLAMAYTPGVGRICKAIAENPEEVYNLTIKQNTVAIVTDGSAVLGLGNLGPAAALPVMEGKAMLFKEFAGLDAFPICLDTQDPDEIVKAVKNIAPVFGGVNLEDIAAPRCFEIEKRLRAELNIPIFHDDQHGTAIVTLAALFNSLKLIQKSIADIRIVINGAGAAGIAIARLLRKAGAETILMCDSKGIISTNRPDLTAEKLEFAVKAQGTLAGAVQGADVFIGVSAPGVLTPEMVQGMTKDAIVFAMANPIPEIQPELVPKNVTVMATGRSDYPNQINNVLAFPGVFRGALDCRARTITTNMCLQAASAIASLVKPADLNREHIIPSVFDKRVATAVAAAVQQAAREEGIAQN
- a CDS encoding HAD-IIB family hydrolase; the encoded protein is MSNNSGLYILLVSVHGLIRGNNLELGKDADTGGQTKYAVELACTLAKNPQVARVDLVTRLVNDPKVSPDYAQPVEILADKVQIVRIACGPKRYLRKEVLWPHLDTFADELLRHIRKVGKIPHIIHTHYADAGYVGSRVAGWLGIPLVHTGHSLGRIKQQRLLEHGTKQKTIEDNFHISTRIEAEEITLGSAALVIASTHQEVEEQYSVYDHYQPERMVVIPPGVTLERFYPAPDNWQNPPIQKELEKFLKDLQKPMIMAISRPAIRKNVSSLIKAYGEDPELRQLANLVLILGKREDILAMESGPRQVFVEILQLIDRYDLYGHIAYPKHHNADDVPDLYRLTAKTQGVFINPALTEPFGLTLIEASACGVPIIATADGGPRDILAACQNGLLIDPLNIQDIQNALRASLTNSEQWQQWSKNGLINVCQHFSWDSHVEQYLEQVRRLLPQKRIQSLLSPLVKSPADEHPDWNVPDTNHLPTADRFLVCEIDHTLLGDEEALEKLIQRIRDQGNTTGVGIATGRSLKSTLSMLEEWRFPLPDLLITSAGSEIYYGPQIVTDTSWQRHIAYNWRRSDIRKVMQDIPGVELQPPDAQGKFKISYFVDETKSPSFREITRRLRQHRLHVKAFYSHNMYLDLVPIRASKGDAIRYAALKWGLPVHRFLVAGASGNDESMLAGNTLAVVVGNHSQEIEKLRGLPQIYFAGGNYAWGILEALDHYDFFGNLSPTP
- the queG gene encoding tRNA epoxyqueuosine(34) reductase QueG yields the protein MNECTSISSAVVKAKAKELGFHEVGIAAVGNLERTETEKLQAWLKMGYHADMEWMKNPKREDISLVMPEVRSLISVALNYYTPQERPQGDEYGKISRYAWGRDYHRVMHKKLKELAIWLESLGENVKARYYADTGPVQDKVWAQKAGIGWIAKNGNVITRKYGSWVFLAEILTNLALESDRPSTQHCGTCTRCLQACPTGAITEPFVVDANRCIAYHTIENRAEELPANITHHLQGWVAGCDICQDVCPWNQRFAQATDVTDFQPYPGNLAPKLVELAQISNEEWDKRFTASALRRIKPEMLRRNARANLDKSRHNNDPESNNF
- a CDS encoding HAD-IA family hydrolase, which codes for MTQKVIIFDFDGTIADTVDALVTIANRLALEFGYVPINSQELVLLRNLTAREIIKYSGVSLFKIPFMVKKVKGELKHKIPELTPIEGINAALIELHNQGYHLGIITSNSQENVNQFLKCHNLDYLFDFIYSGVTIFGKTTIINNVLRQKQFKPEVVIYVGDETRDVESAKKANIKVVAVSWGFNSSEALGKQNPDFLIHHPRELLDVIKSC